The following DNA comes from Candidatus Cybelea sp..
AGCATCCGCGGTTTCATCTTCATTTCACTCCCACCAGCGCCAGCTGGCTCAACCTCGTCGAGCGCTTCTTTGCGGAGATCACGCAGCGTCGGATTCGCAATGGCAGCTTCACCGGTGTGGCGCAACTCGAGCGGGAAATCCCCGCCTACGTCCGACAACGTAACAAGAACCCCAAACCGTTCGTGTGGACCGCTACCGCCGACATGATCCTGGATAAAGTGGTAAAGGTTTGCGAACGAACTTCTAACTCACTACAGTAGTTCCTCCTCACCTCCACGGGCAAAAGATCCCGGCCAACGCGAGCCGGGATCTTTTTTTACCGGGGCGACGGGTCAGCAGCGCAAGTATCCGTGCGTCGAAAACGTAACTGAGTTGACGCGGCGGTACACAGACGTCGCGTCGCGCAGCAGGCCGTCCGATCCGAGCGTCATTATCCGACGAC
Coding sequences within:
- a CDS encoding IS630 family transposase, which encodes HPRFHLHFTPTSASWLNLVERFFAEITQRRIRNGSFTGVAQLEREIPAYVRQRNKNPKPFVWTATADMILDKVVKVCERTSNSLQ